One region of Oryza sativa Japonica Group chromosome 5, ASM3414082v1 genomic DNA includes:
- the LOC4339631 gene encoding uncharacterized protein isoform X2, with product MLTLMMKNNCNDDDIGSEFYDSFNLDNTIENVHSQNNKLELAKTGEFNQYEQTTGFSLPCGDLQYDVYLRTQIAGQDNKSGEGADFMDDGTFTLLKDLVTESRTSSPYYEKDHQLNSLNYVNQDGHGIPTTTNPTWDLTQSCNPLNHSLTEDSVPFNVGTSAGVLTNATSNDFIPIDELAITSGRYGVLPSIEKTEEGSIAIDEANSFGATATMCYNSVHFSHWIDQNLTGPLPDLADLPDIYPDSFLPTPRKNITLVLDLDETLIHSSAVDRDGADFSFPMYHGLKEHTVYVKKRPHVDTFLQKVSEMFKVVIFTASLSSYANRLLDMLDPKNIFFTKRYFRDSCLPVDGSYLKDLTVIVADLAKVVIIDNSPEVFRLQEENGIPIESWTSDPADKSLVELIPFLEAIAVADDVRPIIAQMLGRPRSIA from the exons ATGCTAACATTGATGATGAAGAACAATTGTAATGATGATGATATTGGGAGTGAGTTTTATGACTCCTTTAATTTAGATAATACCATAGAGAATGTACATTCACAAAACAATAAGTTGGAGCTGGCTAAAACTGGAGAGTTCAATCAATATGAGCAAACAACCGGATTTTCTTTGCCTTGTGGAGATCTGCAGTATG ATGTGTACCTAAGGACTCAGATAGCCGGGCAGGATAATAAGAGTGGGGAAGGTGCTGATTTTATGGATGATGGAACTTTTACTTTGCTTAAG GATTTGGTAACTGAATCAAGAACTTCGTCACCATATTATGAGAAGGATCATCAGTTAAATTCACTAAATTATGTCAATCAAG ATGGACATGGCATTCCTACAACAACAAATCCTACCTGGGACTTGACTCAGAGTTGCAATCCGTTGAACCATTCCCTGACAGAGGATTCTGTTCCTTTCAATGTTGGTACTTCAGCTGGAGTCCTGACTAATGCCACCTCAAATGATTTTATTCCCATTGATGAGCTAGCAATCACGAGTGGGAGATATGGAGTACTACCTTCCATTGAGAAAACTGAAGAAGGCAGTATTGCCATCGACGAAGCTAACTCGTTTGGGGCAACTGCAACCATGTGCTATAATAGCGTTCATTTCTCTCATTGGATTGACCAGAATTTAACTGGTCCATTGCCTGATTTAGCTGATCTTCCTGACATATATCCAGACAGTTTCTTACCAACACCTAGAAAGAACATCACTCTTGTTCTTGATCTTGATG AAACTCTTATCCACTCATCAGCGGTTGACCGTGATGGTGCTGACTTTTCATTTCCTATGTACCATGGCTTAAAAGAGCACACTGTGTACGTGAAGAAGAGGCCACATGTCGACACCTTCCTTCAGAAGGTGTCTGAGATGTTTAAGGTTGTTATCTTCACAGCTAGCCTAAGCTCCTATGCAAATCGGCTGCTTGATATGTTGGATCCCAAGAACATATTTTTTACCAAGCGTTATTTCCGGGATTCATGCCTGCCTGTAGATGGTAGCTATCTTAAGGATCTGACTGTTATTGTTGCTGATCTCGCAAAGGTTGTGATAATCGACAATTCTCCAGAG GTTTTCCGGCTACAGGAGGAAAATGGTATACCTATAGAGAGTTGGACCAGCGACCCGGCTGACAAATCATTGGTTGAGCTGATACCCTTCCTGGAAGCCATTGCTGTTGCAGATGACGTCCGACCAATTATCGCCCAAATGTTAGGCCGTCCAAGATCAATTGCTTAG
- the LOC4339631 gene encoding uncharacterized protein isoform X1, translating to MDDGTFTLLKDLVTESRTSSPYYEKDHQLNSLNYVNQDGHGIPTTTNPTWDLTQSCNPLNHSLTEDSVPFNVGTSAGVLTNATSNDFIPIDELAITSGRYGVLPSIEKTEEGSIAIDEANSFGATATMCYNSVHFSHWIDQNLTGPLPDLADLPDIYPDSFLPTPRKNITLVLDLDETLIHSSAVDRDGADFSFPMYHGLKEHTVYVKKRPHVDTFLQKVSEMFKVVIFTASLSSYANRLLDMLDPKNIFFTKRYFRDSCLPVDGSYLKDLTVIVADLAKVVIIDNSPEVFRLQEENGIPIESWTSDPADKSLVELIPFLEAIAVADDVRPIIAQMLGRPRSIA from the exons ATGGATGATGGAACTTTTACTTTGCTTAAG GATTTGGTAACTGAATCAAGAACTTCGTCACCATATTATGAGAAGGATCATCAGTTAAATTCACTAAATTATGTCAATCAAG ATGGACATGGCATTCCTACAACAACAAATCCTACCTGGGACTTGACTCAGAGTTGCAATCCGTTGAACCATTCCCTGACAGAGGATTCTGTTCCTTTCAATGTTGGTACTTCAGCTGGAGTCCTGACTAATGCCACCTCAAATGATTTTATTCCCATTGATGAGCTAGCAATCACGAGTGGGAGATATGGAGTACTACCTTCCATTGAGAAAACTGAAGAAGGCAGTATTGCCATCGACGAAGCTAACTCGTTTGGGGCAACTGCAACCATGTGCTATAATAGCGTTCATTTCTCTCATTGGATTGACCAGAATTTAACTGGTCCATTGCCTGATTTAGCTGATCTTCCTGACATATATCCAGACAGTTTCTTACCAACACCTAGAAAGAACATCACTCTTGTTCTTGATCTTGATG AAACTCTTATCCACTCATCAGCGGTTGACCGTGATGGTGCTGACTTTTCATTTCCTATGTACCATGGCTTAAAAGAGCACACTGTGTACGTGAAGAAGAGGCCACATGTCGACACCTTCCTTCAGAAGGTGTCTGAGATGTTTAAGGTTGTTATCTTCACAGCTAGCCTAAGCTCCTATGCAAATCGGCTGCTTGATATGTTGGATCCCAAGAACATATTTTTTACCAAGCGTTATTTCCGGGATTCATGCCTGCCTGTAGATGGTAGCTATCTTAAGGATCTGACTGTTATTGTTGCTGATCTCGCAAAGGTTGTGATAATCGACAATTCTCCAGAG GTTTTCCGGCTACAGGAGGAAAATGGTATACCTATAGAGAGTTGGACCAGCGACCCGGCTGACAAATCATTGGTTGAGCTGATACCCTTCCTGGAAGCCATTGCTGTTGCAGATGACGTCCGACCAATTATCGCCCAAATGTTAGGCCGTCCAAGATCAATTGCTTAG